In Sesamum indicum cultivar Zhongzhi No. 13 unplaced genomic scaffold, S_indicum_v1.0 scaffold00155, whole genome shotgun sequence, the DNA window TGAACTCAAGCAGAAGCATGAACTGGCTGTTTCAGATCTTTTAAAGGAACTCCCGCTGGAGATTCGTGGAACAGTTCTGAGCATTTGTAACAAGAAGATATCGGGACATAAATTGCATGATGACAGAGGCCATCTGGAAAATAGAACCATGAAAGAGGGCACCTAATTGGTGTAAGTCTTGCAATCATAATTTCTAGCTTGGAAATAAAGTGAAAAGTTCTTTATTTGCACCAATCAATATCCGTATCCTGAAGGTTTCAAGATATTCCAGAGTGATGTAAACTTTCCATGCTATTGgagagaggaaaaaagaagttcAATGGATGAAGGAGGCATATGTGGTTTCTCTAAGCACTGCCTCAAGAAGCTAACGGAGGATATTAAATCTGAACTAGGTATTTTAGTTCTTGCAAATGATATGGCAGAGTTATAGCTGTATATGTTTACTTGTTGAACTTGGCATTGCATGATCCTGGTCGAGTATGCACAGTTGTCAAAATAGGTTAGGAGGCTATGCTGAGGTGAGAGATTGTCTTGATGACAGGAATCCTAGGAACTACGGTTTCGTTAAGTCCtgatatatcattttatttttatcacaGACACAACCACCGTTTCCATACCATTCTATAATCAATAGCCCTTTGAGTTTTCGTGAAAAATATACCTATAAGATACGTGTTTGTGCATATTAACAACATGAAGCTGATTGTTCAGGAAGAATTTATGTTGAGAAAACGTCTGTGCTTCATTTCGGTTTTTGTAAGTTGGAGACAATAAGTTGAACTTGTCTCCCGGGAGACATCCAGGACTCGATAAATTATGGTACCACTAATGTCAGTATGCTTGATATATCATGGACAAGGCACCTGTTACTGTTTATGTTTCTTCTCCGCATATCGGTTGAATGCTTCTGTTCatggcattttcttttttctttttttgaaagaaCATCAGGTGAATGCATTAATCCTGTTTTTGCTTTACGTAGTTTGTGATATAGTATGAAGAGTTTCATGTGAAGTTTGTCTTGACAACTGCCAGGCTATCCTAAGCTATGTGTAACTTTTTACTCTGAATTTTGCTGCATAGAACAGCATTCCCtgaattttaatcctatatttCCCAGTTATTTTCTGGTAGTAGTTAATTGTTTATCCCATTAACCTGTGGCATGCCTTACATGTTTACTAGTAGTCGTGGCACGCCATTCATgcgtacatataataaataatattttatattttaaaatatattatgaataagaaaatatatatacactaaaacatcacattttcaaaataaataaataaataaaagaaagcaacaaaaagaattagagGTATTATcgacataataataaaattggttCTGCGATGCCATAATTGTCTTTTGTAAGAGAAAAAGGCCTTCTcctatatattagtatagatgtatttaaaatttaaagtatgtttatataatttttattatttcaagattttttttatagatagaGAAAATACTTTATGTTATATCCAAATTACTATAAGTATtgcatttataaaatttgttgataaaaaaagataatgacataattattgtgaaagggaaaacaaaaaagcatATATCTTATAGATTAATTTCTCTaaacttgttttaaaaaaacaattattctGTCTATTTCAATTACCATGAAAGGTTTTCCATCAAAATCGGACATTATTCAATTTAGTTATTGCAATACCATTGATACattaaaagtacaattttcatccaaataactgtcacaaaatattcatttcGTATTGCATAATTTGATCATTCCACATTCAccaatgtattaaaaataaacttcaattgacttttttaaataaaaatttaaattcaaggtttgtaaataaaaataagtataattacatctatacttttaaatttgtgatttatttacataaattattttatcttttgaataattataaagatcAATCTTGATAGTTAAAAAATCAGAATACGATATTGACGATTTTTGGAGGggtgtatgtaatttttaaaaaagcatagataatatatataaatgatgttaatattttttaataagtatatatgtaattatttaaaaaaataggagtaatttatgtaaataaatgaGGGggtgaaaataattattcaacaGTTTAGCAGTTGGGAGTGCATAAGCGGAGTTGGAGAGAAAGTGCATTGTTAGAATTGGGGAGAAAGTAGAAACGGATAATAGTGCACGAGAGGAGAGGtcctcttttcttctcttcttcccaCAGATAACATTCTCAATCTTCACTATATATTATCTCCTTTCTTCCTCCAAcattttcctctctctctctctctctctcaactcCCCTCTCCCTTCTTCTTTCCCCACACCCACAACCCCGCTCTCCGCCATGGCCTCACTCACGGCCACCGCTTCCGCTGCCGTCGTCGCAAAACTCGCATACCTACCCACGCCTTCTCTACCTAACCCCGCTTCTTCAAAATCCACTAAACTTATTCTCTCCTCTTCTTTTACTCCTTCATCTACTACCCTTTTCCTCCATCCCACCACCACGACNNNNNNNNNNNNNNNNNNNNNNNNNNNNNNNNNNNNNNNNNNNNNNNNNNNNNNNNNNNNNNNNNNNNNNNNNNNNNNNNNNNNNNNNNNNNNNNNNNNNNNNNNNNNNNNNNNNNNNNNNNNNNNNNNNNNNNNNNCCCCCCCCCACGCCGCTCCGGGCCCTCCGCCGCTTCTCCATTCGCGCCGCCCGTGGCAAGTTCGAGCGCAAGAAACCCCACGTTAACATCGGCACAATTGGCCATGTCGACCACGGGAAGACCACACTCACAGCTGCTCTCACCATGGCCTTAGCCTCGCTTGGGAACTCGGCCCCCAAGAAATATGATGAAATTGACGCTGCCCCTGAAGAGAGAGCTCGTGGTATCACAATTAATACGGCTACGGTTGAATACGAGACTGAGAATCGGCATTACGCCCACGTCGACTGCCCCGGGCACGCTGATTATGTTAAGAATATGATTACTGGGGCTGCCCAAATGGATGGGGCGATTCTTGTGGTGTCTGGAGCTGATGGGCCTATGCCACAGACGAAAGAACACATTTTGTTGGCTAAACAAGTTGGAGTTCCGAATATGGTGGTGTTCTTGAATAAGCAAGATCAGGTTGATGATGAGGAGTTGCTTCAGCTGGTCGAATTGGAGGTAAGGGAATTGCTTTCCTCTTATGAGTTTCCTGGTGATGATATTCCGATTGTGTCCGGTTCTGCTTTACTTGCTTTAGAGGCTCTGATGGCTAACCCTGGAATTAAGAGGGGGGAGAATGAGTGGGTGGATAAGATTTATCAGTTGATGGATGAGGTGGATAGTTACATTCCTATTCCTCAGAGACAGACTGATTTGCCATTCTTGATGGCTATTGAAGATGTTTTCTCGATTACGGGTAGAGGGACAGTGGCTACTGGGAGAGTAGAAAGAGGGACTATTAGGGTTGGTGATACTGTGGATCTTGTGGGGCTGAAGGATACGAGGAGCACTACAGTAACTGGTGTGGAGATGTTTCAGAAGACCTTGGATGATGCAATGGCTGGGGACAATGTGGGCTTGTTGTTGAGAGGTGTTCAGAAGATTGATATTCAGAGAGGGATGGTTTTGGCCAAGCCCGGAACCATCACGCCTCACAAGAAGTTTATGGCTATTGTTTATGTGTTGAAGAAGGAGGAGGGTGGAAGACATTCTCCATTCTTTGCTGGTTACAGGCCTCAGTTCTACATGAGGACTACTGATGTTACAGGTAAGGTGAACACCATCATGAATGACAAGGATGAGGAGTCAAAGATGGTTATGCCCGGTGATCGTGTGAAAATGGAGGTTGAGCTTATTACACCAATTGCTTGTGAGCAGGGGATGAGATTTGCTATCAGAGAGGGTGGAAAGACTGTAGGTGCCGGTGTCATTCAATCCATTATCGAATGAAGAGGCTGACAAATAACTGAGGTTAAACTATCCGTGGGAGCTTATGTTTGACTTTGCAAGTTTGGTAATCCATCGCCCACAAGATCTCTTAATTGTCATATATGATGGAGGTTTTTTGAGGTTACTCTTCTTATGCATTACTGTATCAGTTTAGCCTAAGaacattattgttattattcaATGGAAATTTACTTTGTTTCAATTGTTTCTGTTTGTTGCGAGCTTCTTATCCAAAGGATGAGATGCATCTCGTACATCTCACAATGCTCAACATTGTCTGGATTGGACTGAAATTTCTCTAAGAATTGAATGTTCATGCTTGTTTGATAAACCAGGGGGTATAttgtttttgtgttgtttCAGCTACTTCATTGAGATGTAAATTGAGAttctcttttaataattaatttttctgctTAGCATGAGCTTGGAAACTGTGGCATTCAAGTGGGAGGAATTTCACAGTTGAAAGAAACTAAATATTTAACCCTCTTCAGCTTTTCATGATTGTTCATCGTTGTAGTATCTGAATATATAATGTCATTCTCAAATTTCGTCTATTAGATTCAAGATTGGTCACAAGTCTGTTTCCCCACCCCCGGCCCCAAAAagtaaaggaaaaaagaaaaatccaaaattcaattttttggaaatatttaTCTCTGTTTGCTGACAGTGTTGCCTTCAGTGACTGCCACTCTCTCTTAGTACAACCTTTATTCGGATATAGTTAGAATCAAAGTTGTCGGTTCGAATCAAGGGATGTTAGAAGACATTATAGTAATTGTAATGTACATCCACTTTCATCTTAAGAAAGCTGCTGCCCTTAATTCTCATCATCTATCTCAGTACCA includes these proteins:
- the LOC105179372 gene encoding elongation factor TuB, chloroplastic → MASLTATASAAVVAKLAYLPTPSLPNPASSKSTKLILSSSFTPSSTTLFLHPTTTTLRALRRFSIRAARGKFERKKPHVNIGTIGHVDHGKTTLTAALTMALASLGNSAPKKYDEIDAAPEERARGITINTATVEYETENRHYAHVDCPGHADYVKNMITGAAQMDGAILVVSGADGPMPQTKEHILLAKQVGVPNMVVFLNKQDQVDDEELLQLVELEVRELLSSYEFPGDDIPIVSGSALLALEALMANPGIKRGENEWVDKIYQLMDEVDSYIPIPQRQTDLPFLMAIEDVFSITGRGTVATGRVERGTIRVGDTVDLVGLKDTRSTTVTGVEMFQKTLDDAMAGDNVGLLLRGVQKIDIQRGMVLAKPGTITPHKKFMAIVYVLKKEEGGRHSPFFAGYRPQFYMRTTDVTGKVNTIMNDKDEESKMVMPGDRVKMEVELITPIACEQGMRFAIREGGKTVGAGVIQSIIE